Proteins found in one Nitrospirota bacterium genomic segment:
- a CDS encoding NAD-dependent epimerase/dehydratase family protein: MTTPLIRVLILGFGRLGEALARRHGNHYEMRGVRRTHIDSPPCGVYAMSLDDPRLVEHMAWADHLIFCPAAAPSSDLAAYRATYLDNMVSVTSQLTERRITPRSIILISSTGVYPESVDEPIDESYHPVIESERQEILLQTEHALIDSGLPYVIFRCGGLYGEGRDKFRSRLAEGLITSTMLTRQFVHFIHIHDVCDAIDLAIRRNLTAEVFNLVDDSQIRRVDFYQFVSTMYGLPIPDRGPAPNVAHDRVISNTKAKTRLGLTLTSPSITDYLRTTVGRA, from the coding sequence ATGACCACGCCCTTGATTCGGGTCCTCATCCTCGGGTTCGGCAGACTCGGCGAGGCCCTGGCGCGCCGGCACGGGAACCACTACGAGATGCGTGGCGTCCGGCGCACGCACATCGATTCACCCCCCTGCGGGGTGTACGCGATGTCGCTCGACGACCCGCGACTGGTCGAGCACATGGCCTGGGCCGACCACTTGATCTTTTGTCCCGCGGCGGCCCCGTCGTCGGACCTCGCCGCCTACCGCGCGACCTATCTGGACAACATGGTGTCGGTCACGTCGCAACTGACCGAGCGTCGGATCACGCCCCGCTCGATCATCCTCATCAGTTCCACGGGCGTGTACCCCGAGTCCGTGGATGAACCGATTGACGAAAGTTACCACCCCGTCATCGAATCCGAGCGCCAGGAGATCCTGCTGCAGACCGAACACGCGCTGATCGACAGCGGACTGCCCTATGTGATCTTCCGCTGCGGAGGCCTGTACGGGGAAGGCCGCGACAAGTTCCGGTCACGCTTGGCTGAGGGCCTCATCACGTCCACGATGCTCACCCGCCAGTTCGTGCACTTCATCCACATCCACGACGTGTGCGACGCCATCGATCTCGCAATCCGACGCAACCTGACCGCCGAGGTCTTCAATCTCGTGGACGACTCCCAGATCCGACGGGTCGATTTCTACCAATTCGTGTCTACGATGTACGGACTGCCGATCCCGGACCGCGGCCCGGCGCCGAACGTGGCGCACGACCGCGTGATCTCCAACA
- a CDS encoding topoisomerase DNA-binding C4 zinc finger domain-containing protein: protein MASRDHQGKVNPGAGRPSIPGIVFGEKKFGTAGGPACPKCGGQMVLRTSWGARIGTSFWGCSRYPRCCSTITTS from the coding sequence ATGGCATCGAGGGATCATCAAGGCAAGGTGAACCCGGGCGCTGGTCGACCATCCATCCCGGGGATCGTGTTTGGTGAGAAAAAATTCGGCACTGCGGGGGGACCCGCGTGCCCGAAATGCGGCGGTCAGATGGTCTTGCGCACGTCGTGGGGCGCAAGGATCGGCACGTCGTTCTGGGGGTGCTCCCGCTACCCGAGGTGCTGCTCGACCATCACCACGTCCTGA
- a CDS encoding ABC transporter ATP-binding protein, protein MRAGGSAPLFVIDHATVRYGAAAVLDAVSLTIHRGETVAVVGPNGSGKSTLLRVLAGLVEPTVGSATLHGTPLSRMTPRTRARQIAYVPQDTTIPFEFSVRDIVGMGRSPYLSPWGFESGEDEAAINEAIDLMELAPLASRSILEVSGGERQRAVIARALAQKPSVLLLDEPGANLDLRYQVALHALLARLTGPAGLTTVTVSHDLSAVAASDRIVALVDGRVRAMGPPNRVLTESIIRETFGCGALVDSHPRTGQPRVTVDWSTS, encoded by the coding sequence ATGAGGGCCGGAGGGTCGGCGCCGCTCTTCGTGATCGATCACGCGACGGTGCGATACGGCGCCGCCGCCGTGCTGGACGCCGTCAGCCTCACCATCCATCGCGGAGAAACCGTGGCCGTGGTCGGGCCCAACGGCTCGGGCAAAAGCACCCTCTTGCGCGTCTTGGCCGGCCTGGTCGAACCCACGGTGGGATCTGCGACGCTCCACGGGACGCCGCTCTCGCGCATGACTCCCCGCACCCGCGCGCGACAGATCGCGTACGTGCCCCAGGACACCACGATCCCGTTCGAATTCTCGGTGCGCGACATCGTGGGAATGGGCCGGTCGCCGTATTTGTCGCCGTGGGGGTTCGAGTCCGGGGAGGACGAGGCCGCGATCAATGAGGCGATCGATCTCATGGAGCTCGCGCCGTTGGCCTCGCGGTCGATTCTGGAGGTGTCGGGCGGAGAACGTCAGCGAGCGGTCATCGCACGCGCCCTGGCGCAGAAACCCTCGGTCCTCCTGCTCGACGAGCCGGGCGCGAACCTCGATCTCCGGTATCAGGTCGCACTCCACGCGCTCCTGGCGCGGCTCACCGGGCCCGCCGGGTTGACCACGGTCACGGTCTCGCACGATCTCAGCGCGGTGGCGGCCTCCGATCGCATCGTCGCCCTGGTGGATGGGCGCGTCCGCGCGATGGGACCTCCGAACCGCGTGCTCACCGAGTCCATCATCCGCGAGACCTTCGGCTGCGGCGCGTTGGTTGATTCACACCCGCGAACCGGGCAACCGCGAGTGACCGTGGACTGGAGCACATCGTGA
- a CDS encoding energy transducer TonB produces MSPTAWPRWLGLSIAVHAILIGSVWMSLRTTWQSTSPAPPALVMSVTLVDLRNGDSTVQTVSPPAQPPIAPEEARVDAVPPDPRPAAIPEPDPAQLNQPASPEEPPSQVQTPLEPPPDAGTSTVPSDAPSPPVFHPDAPAAQAVARAQYRPLVLAILERAKRYPLSAQRRGLEGTVEIGFLIGADGEVSDPRVLVSSSYHALDQATLDMVHRIGSLPAPPERTPLRFPVRIEYKLDSIASPISTEGAHP; encoded by the coding sequence GTGAGTCCCACGGCGTGGCCGCGTTGGCTGGGACTGTCGATCGCCGTTCATGCCATCCTGATTGGCAGCGTGTGGATGTCGTTACGGACGACGTGGCAATCCACATCACCCGCGCCTCCCGCTTTGGTCATGTCGGTTACTTTGGTCGACCTGCGGAACGGTGACTCCACTGTGCAGACGGTGAGCCCACCCGCACAACCTCCGATCGCCCCGGAAGAGGCGCGCGTTGATGCGGTCCCACCGGACCCCCGCCCTGCGGCGATTCCCGAGCCGGATCCGGCGCAGCTGAACCAACCGGCGTCCCCCGAGGAACCCCCATCGCAGGTTCAGACGCCACTCGAGCCGCCACCGGACGCTGGCACGAGCACGGTGCCGAGCGATGCGCCCTCCCCGCCCGTGTTTCATCCCGATGCGCCCGCGGCACAGGCAGTCGCTCGCGCGCAATACCGCCCCCTGGTGCTGGCCATCCTGGAGCGCGCGAAACGCTACCCCTTGTCCGCACAGCGACGAGGTCTGGAAGGCACGGTCGAAATCGGGTTTCTCATCGGCGCGGACGGAGAGGTTTCGGATCCGCGAGTCCTTGTTTCATCGTCGTATCACGCACTCGACCAGGCGACTCTGGACATGGTCCATCGGATCGGGTCGCTGCCTGCGCCGCCGGAACGGACCCCGCTGCGGTTCCCGGTGCGCATCGAATACAAACTTGATTCCATCGCTTCACCGATATCCACGGAAGGAGCCCACCCATGA
- a CDS encoding iron ABC transporter permease, with translation MTTLTRQRAALTLAVLTTLLGVTGIAALSLGSEPVPISRLLAIVAGWYAPVSPTDMSETIVLQIRGPRIVLAGLVGATLGLTGAVLQSILRNPLAEPHLIGVSSGAALGVIVAGLWPIQHALAGATATWLLAFAGGMTTLVALYRLSMVSGRIRPETLVLAGVVLNGTLSAVIMFLTSYVDPARIFGRVVWLMGNLGSVESRVLWLIGPVLGTGMTWLCLQGRPLTIMTLGAETAQSLGVHAERVIRSSLIVAAMMIGLVVSLSGMIGFVGILTPHILRRLIGTDYRLLLPASVLGGAMFLIIADTVARVALAPTELPVGVITAICGGPFFLWLLAQRRKVVAG, from the coding sequence GTGACCACGCTCACCCGACAACGCGCCGCACTCACGCTCGCGGTATTGACGACCCTGCTCGGCGTGACGGGCATTGCCGCGCTCTCGCTGGGGAGCGAGCCGGTGCCGATCAGCCGCCTGCTGGCCATCGTCGCCGGGTGGTACGCGCCGGTTTCACCCACCGACATGAGCGAAACCATCGTGCTCCAGATTCGCGGTCCGCGCATCGTCCTGGCCGGTCTGGTGGGTGCCACCCTGGGTCTCACCGGCGCGGTGCTCCAATCCATCCTGCGGAACCCCTTGGCCGAGCCTCATCTGATCGGCGTGTCCAGCGGAGCCGCGTTGGGCGTGATCGTGGCGGGGCTGTGGCCGATCCAGCACGCGCTCGCGGGCGCGACCGCCACGTGGCTGTTGGCGTTTGCGGGCGGCATGACCACCTTGGTGGCGCTTTATCGCCTCTCCATGGTCAGCGGTCGCATCCGACCCGAGACCCTGGTGTTGGCCGGCGTGGTCCTCAACGGCACCTTGTCCGCGGTGATCATGTTCCTGACCAGCTACGTGGATCCCGCCAGGATCTTCGGGCGCGTGGTCTGGCTCATGGGCAATCTGGGATCGGTCGAGTCTCGGGTCCTGTGGCTCATCGGTCCCGTGCTGGGCACGGGCATGACCTGGCTCTGCCTCCAGGGCCGGCCCCTGACCATCATGACGCTGGGGGCCGAGACCGCGCAGTCGTTGGGTGTCCACGCCGAACGCGTGATCCGCTCGAGCCTCATTGTCGCGGCCATGATGATCGGGCTGGTGGTGTCGCTCAGCGGCATGATCGGCTTTGTCGGCATTCTCACGCCCCATATCCTCCGCCGACTCATCGGCACGGATTACCGCCTGCTGCTGCCCGCGTCGGTGCTGGGCGGAGCGATGTTTCTGATCATCGCGGACACCGTGGCGCGGGTCGCGCTCGCGCCCACCGAGTTGCCGGTCGGCGTGATCACCGCGATCTGCGGCGGACCGTTCTTCCTCTGGCTCCTCGCGCAACGGCGCAAGGTGGTGGCCGGATGA
- the tsaA gene encoding tRNA (N6-threonylcarbamoyladenosine(37)-N6)-methyltransferase TrmO, whose protein sequence is MTAFTYTPIGVFHTPYRTPGEIPKALGQAPTAEAVIEVDPAYADGLLDIDRFSHLFVIFAFHLSTAKPLRVFPPGQTQERGVFATRSPHRPNGIGILTVELLKREGNRLFVKGVDVVEGTPVLDIKPYLGHFDCRPEATLGWMDAVEENPLRP, encoded by the coding sequence ATGACGGCCTTTACGTATACGCCCATCGGCGTGTTTCACACGCCGTATCGCACGCCCGGCGAGATTCCCAAGGCGTTGGGCCAGGCCCCGACCGCCGAAGCGGTGATCGAGGTGGACCCGGCGTACGCGGACGGCTTGCTCGACATCGATCGGTTTTCTCACCTGTTCGTGATCTTCGCGTTCCATCTCAGCACCGCCAAACCCTTGAGGGTGTTTCCCCCTGGGCAGACCCAGGAACGCGGCGTGTTCGCCACCCGCTCTCCCCACCGGCCCAATGGGATCGGTATTCTCACGGTGGAGTTGCTCAAACGCGAGGGAAACCGCCTGTTCGTGAAAGGGGTGGATGTGGTGGAGGGCACGCCGGTGCTGGACATCAAACCCTATCTGGGACATTTTGACTGTCGTCCCGAGGCCACGCTCGGGTGGATGGACGCCGTGGAAGAAAACCCGCTAAGACCGTGA
- a CDS encoding TonB-dependent receptor has protein sequence MNPFLFAVCLFALLVVGPLRHASGQEKPAPPPDIVVQGTKTGTPLEQMTGAVTVINEAEIKSLRVHTVLEVLRHVEALDVVQSGGPGGITSLFLRGGESNHVLVLIDGVKVNNPTTGAFNAANLTVDGIERIEVLRGSQSPLYGSEAVAGVISIVTKPGRTGGDNSLSVEGGSYSTWGGALNTSGKGPVWDRTLSLSYEASSGFSKADQDLGNTEPDGYKNTTFVARLGRGVGVGGRLDVNLRLNDATTDYDDAFPLADSAAKSRDKAAVTGLTYSGLFAPWWDHRLTIGWARNHRTNQDTDAGDSDTDAQSRQVDWQHTLDVGPDNLLTVGYEYQSDSGKYTAGFGSYDERIVTNAVYVQDQLAALDPLFFTAGVRSDGNNRYGRHNTYKVGSSLALAGWRSRLFGNFATGFRAPGLDDLFFPPFPPFPPSSNPDLEPETSRGYEVGLFHDLIPKTLNLETTYFHTKYRDLIAFNQAFVLANIDSAEVTGVEVSTELIPDPKAAIQANYTYTSTHDSSTNDQLLRRPRNKANLALIFKPEHGTQLRADYRYVGDRLDVGGVTTPGYSLVSLAASREYASGPTLFVRVDNLFDRDYEEVTGFGTAGRSIYAGFTAKF, from the coding sequence ATGAATCCGTTCTTGTTCGCCGTCTGTCTGTTCGCATTGCTGGTAGTCGGTCCGTTACGCCACGCATCCGGCCAAGAGAAGCCGGCACCCCCTCCGGATATCGTGGTTCAAGGCACGAAGACCGGGACACCCCTCGAACAGATGACCGGGGCGGTGACCGTGATCAACGAAGCCGAGATCAAGAGCCTGCGGGTCCACACCGTGCTCGAAGTGCTCCGGCACGTCGAGGCGCTGGACGTGGTGCAGTCCGGCGGCCCCGGCGGGATTACGTCGCTGTTCCTCCGCGGAGGCGAGTCGAACCACGTGTTGGTCCTGATCGACGGCGTGAAAGTCAACAACCCCACGACGGGAGCGTTCAATGCCGCGAACCTGACCGTCGATGGCATCGAACGCATCGAGGTTCTCCGCGGGTCGCAAAGTCCTCTCTACGGCTCCGAAGCCGTGGCCGGCGTGATCAGCATCGTGACAAAGCCCGGCCGGACGGGTGGTGACAATTCGCTGTCCGTCGAAGGTGGGTCCTACAGCACGTGGGGCGGCGCGCTCAACACCTCCGGCAAGGGCCCGGTCTGGGATCGGACGTTGTCGCTGTCGTACGAGGCTTCCAGCGGGTTCTCGAAAGCCGACCAGGATTTGGGCAACACCGAACCTGACGGCTATAAGAACACCACCTTCGTGGCGCGGCTGGGTCGCGGCGTGGGAGTCGGCGGACGCCTCGACGTAAACCTCAGGTTGAACGATGCCACCACGGATTACGACGACGCGTTTCCGCTGGCGGACAGCGCCGCCAAATCGCGCGACAAAGCCGCGGTCACCGGTCTGACCTATTCAGGGTTGTTCGCCCCCTGGTGGGATCATCGTCTGACGATCGGATGGGCGCGCAACCACCGCACCAATCAAGACACCGACGCCGGGGATTCCGACACCGACGCCCAGTCGCGCCAAGTGGACTGGCAACACACGCTCGACGTGGGCCCGGATAATCTCCTGACGGTCGGATACGAATACCAGAGCGACAGTGGGAAATACACGGCCGGGTTCGGATCCTACGACGAACGCATCGTGACCAACGCGGTGTACGTTCAGGACCAACTGGCGGCCCTGGACCCGTTGTTCTTCACCGCCGGGGTGCGGTCCGACGGCAACAATCGCTACGGCCGGCACAACACCTACAAGGTCGGTTCCAGCTTGGCGCTCGCAGGGTGGCGCTCACGCCTCTTCGGGAACTTTGCCACCGGATTTCGGGCGCCAGGTCTCGACGATCTCTTCTTTCCGCCCTTCCCTCCGTTCCCGCCGAGCTCGAATCCGGATCTTGAACCCGAAACATCGCGCGGCTACGAAGTGGGCCTGTTCCACGACCTGATCCCGAAGACCCTCAACCTCGAGACAACCTACTTCCATACCAAGTACCGGGATCTCATCGCCTTCAATCAGGCGTTCGTCCTGGCCAACATCGACAGCGCGGAGGTCACGGGGGTCGAGGTCTCCACCGAGCTGATCCCCGACCCCAAGGCCGCGATCCAAGCCAACTACACCTACACGAGCACGCACGACAGTTCGACCAACGACCAGCTCCTCCGGCGTCCGCGCAACAAAGCCAATCTCGCGCTGATCTTCAAGCCCGAACACGGGACCCAGCTCAGGGCGGACTACCGCTACGTGGGCGACCGGCTCGATGTCGGCGGGGTGACCACTCCGGGATACTCTCTCGTGAGCCTGGCCGCCTCGCGCGAGTACGCGTCCGGCCCGACGCTTTTCGTGCGAGTGGACAATCTGTTCGACCGCGACTATGAAGAAGTCACGGGTTTTGGCACGGCGGGACGGTCGATCTACGCCGGATTCACCGCGAAATTCTAG
- a CDS encoding MerR family DNA-binding transcriptional regulator, translated as MKPSTIGWLAREAGVRVDTIRCYERRGLIPPPSRRDSGYREYTDSALARVRFIRRTGPRQER; from the coding sequence ATGAAGCCCTCGACCATTGGATGGCTTGCCAGAGAAGCGGGTGTCCGGGTGGATACGATCCGCTGCTACGAGCGCCGGGGATTGATCCCGCCGCCCTCTCGGCGCGATTCGGGCTATCGGGAATATACGGACTCGGCCCTCGCGCGGGTGCGGTTCATCCGGCGGACAGGGCCGCGACAGGAGCGGTGA
- a CDS encoding pyrimidine dimer DNA glycosylase/endonuclease V encodes MRLWTLHPRYLDAKGLVALWREALLARAVLTGCTRGYRRHPQLARFRTASDPLAAINAYLAGVADEARLRGYDFDRRKIRGRRTHPPIPETRGQLLTEWDDLLRTLKDRSPDLARLWEAIPQPGAHGLFRVVDGPVRTWERAPERARGPDYRKEII; translated from the coding sequence GTGAGGCTGTGGACGCTACATCCGAGGTACTTGGACGCCAAGGGGCTGGTCGCTCTCTGGCGAGAGGCCTTACTGGCCCGCGCCGTGCTGACCGGATGCACGCGCGGATACCGACGCCATCCGCAGCTCGCGCGGTTTCGCACCGCCAGCGACCCATTGGCGGCGATCAACGCCTACTTGGCGGGAGTCGCCGACGAAGCGCGCCTCCGCGGGTACGACTTCGACCGACGGAAGATCCGCGGCCGCCGCACGCACCCTCCTATCCCCGAGACGCGCGGGCAGTTGCTGACCGAATGGGACGACCTGCTCCGAACGCTCAAGGACCGGTCCCCGGACTTGGCGCGACTGTGGGAGGCGATTCCGCAACCCGGCGCCCACGGACTGTTCCGGGTGGTCGACGGGCCGGTCCGGACATGGGAGCGGGCGCCTGAACGGGCTCGCGGGCCGGACTATCGAAAAGAGATCATCTGA
- a CDS encoding helical backbone metal receptor yields MLRVSSRPRRSPLFLLAPLALASVASAEPLSVRDDLGRTLRFDAPPQRIVSLSPAVTEILFLLGLDEAIVGVSDFCNYPAAALSKPKVGGVNPNIEAIAALRPDLVVSTGGLGMRDTARRMEHLGIPFLGVEADSVEAVLTRITMFGEITGRRAAATAAVDGLRARLAAVAARRSSSPPVRVLYLIDENPYLTIGPKSFLYDVLIKAGGRPFETGPTESYPRVGLEPILRFDPEVIFFAGESEHVPEERIAAWRRWDRITAVKTGRLYAVPRDLVNRPGPRIIDAIEFLASKLNVVHEDSAAGP; encoded by the coding sequence ATGCTTCGCGTTTCTTCCCGACCTAGGCGGTCTCCCCTCTTTCTCCTCGCACCACTCGCGCTTGCGTCCGTTGCATCAGCGGAGCCTCTCTCCGTCCGCGACGATCTCGGCCGCACGCTGCGCTTCGACGCCCCTCCGCAGCGGATCGTGTCGCTCTCGCCCGCCGTCACCGAAATCCTCTTCCTGCTCGGGCTGGACGAGGCCATCGTGGGCGTCTCGGATTTCTGCAACTACCCCGCGGCCGCCCTGTCCAAACCCAAGGTCGGGGGCGTCAACCCCAATATCGAGGCCATTGCTGCGCTCAGGCCCGATCTGGTGGTAAGCACCGGCGGACTCGGCATGCGCGACACCGCACGCCGAATGGAGCATCTCGGCATCCCGTTCCTGGGTGTGGAGGCGGACTCGGTCGAAGCGGTCTTGACCCGGATCACCATGTTCGGCGAGATCACCGGGCGCCGCGCAGCCGCAACCGCGGCGGTTGACGGGCTCCGCGCGCGTCTGGCCGCGGTCGCGGCGCGGCGTTCATCCTCCCCACCGGTACGGGTGCTCTATCTGATCGACGAGAACCCCTACTTGACCATCGGGCCGAAGAGCTTCCTGTACGACGTGTTGATCAAAGCCGGGGGCCGACCGTTCGAGACCGGTCCCACCGAATCTTACCCGCGCGTGGGGCTGGAACCCATTTTGCGGTTCGATCCCGAGGTGATCTTTTTCGCCGGCGAGTCCGAACACGTGCCGGAGGAACGGATCGCAGCCTGGCGGCGATGGGATCGGATCACGGCGGTGAAGACCGGCCGCCTCTACGCGGTGCCTCGCGATTTGGTCAACCGACCAGGGCCACGAATCATCGATGCCATCGAGTTCTTGGCTTCGAAACTTAATGTCGTACATGAAGATTCTGCGGCTGGCCCGTGA
- a CDS encoding AMP-binding protein — MDLPQTAQALLQTLEALATELHRSPPAKSLTLDSSLERDFGFDSLGRVELVLRLEQRFGVRLSEQVMATAETPRELLRAVLAGETGAAPAGTVETVHARVGAVEGEPADAGTLVEVLRWHVERHPERPHVYLLDDQGCRERIAYGELWRGAAAVASGLRARGIGSGDTVAIMLPTSREYFFGFAGILLAGGIPVPLYPPLRLAQIEDHLRRQSTILRNAGTALMITVPEAQRVAQLLKAQVTSLRHVTSVEELSAGAREEAQPSVNPQDIALLQYTSGSTGTPKGVILTHANLLANIRAMGEAVRASSEDVLVSWLPLYHDMGLIGAWLGSSYYAAPFVVMSPLTFLARPERWLRAITDYKGTISAGPNFGFELCVRKIDDTALAGLDLSSWRLAVNGAEPISPDTMTRFMARFAAAGFRPETMAPVYGLAESSVGLAFPPLGRVPPIDRIKRDVLTAQGRAEPADPDDPTALRFVACGRPLPGHQIRVVDQTGREVGDREVGRIQFTGPSTTSGYYRNPEATRALFDGEWLESGDDGYLAEGDIYITGRAKEVIIRAGRNLYPYELEEAVGAVPGIRKGCVAVFGTADADTSTERLVVVAETREADPVAREELRDRIRALAMDLLHTAPDDIVLAPPHAVLKTSSGKIRRAACRELYERGSLGKPGRAVWLQVARVALGGVLISSRGGLRTAGRMAYAAYAWAVFGAGITLALVGATVMPSERVRWRITRGVARLGLRLAGIPLVIRGTAPRTPVLFATNHASYLDAVVLAASLPYGGSFVAKRELASGLVARFFLRRLGTEFVERFDAKRSVEDTAKLVDAARRGRSLVVFPEGTFGRATGVRPFRMGAFVVAAQAGTPVVPVALRGTRSILRDGSWFPRRGAVSVVIGEPLVPQGKDWAAALGLREATRKHILQWSGEPDLLLARSVGANP, encoded by the coding sequence ATGGACCTCCCACAGACCGCACAGGCGCTGTTGCAGACGTTGGAGGCGTTGGCCACCGAGTTGCATCGGTCTCCGCCGGCAAAGTCTTTGACGCTCGACAGCTCGCTCGAACGAGACTTCGGGTTCGACAGTCTGGGCCGCGTCGAGTTGGTGCTGCGATTGGAGCAGCGGTTCGGGGTGCGGCTGTCCGAGCAGGTGATGGCGACGGCTGAGACGCCGAGGGAGTTACTGCGGGCGGTGCTGGCCGGCGAGACCGGCGCCGCGCCCGCCGGCACCGTTGAAACCGTGCACGCCCGCGTGGGGGCGGTGGAAGGTGAGCCCGCGGACGCGGGCACCTTGGTGGAGGTGCTCCGCTGGCACGTGGAGCGACACCCGGAGCGGCCGCACGTCTACCTGCTGGACGATCAGGGGTGCCGCGAGCGGATCGCGTACGGGGAACTCTGGCGGGGTGCCGCCGCGGTCGCGTCCGGTCTGCGGGCGCGTGGGATCGGATCCGGCGACACGGTGGCGATCATGTTGCCCACCTCCCGGGAGTATTTCTTCGGGTTCGCCGGCATTCTCTTGGCCGGAGGCATCCCGGTGCCGCTCTATCCGCCGCTTCGGTTGGCGCAGATCGAAGACCACCTACGCCGCCAGTCCACGATTCTCCGCAACGCGGGCACTGCGCTCATGATTACCGTGCCCGAGGCGCAGCGGGTCGCGCAGTTGCTCAAGGCCCAGGTGACGTCGTTGCGGCACGTGACCTCGGTCGAGGAACTGAGCGCGGGAGCGCGGGAAGAAGCGCAGCCAAGCGTCAACCCCCAGGACATCGCGTTGCTGCAATACACCTCGGGCAGCACCGGGACGCCGAAGGGGGTGATCCTCACCCACGCCAACCTTCTGGCCAACATCCGCGCGATGGGCGAGGCGGTGCGCGCGAGTTCCGAAGACGTGCTGGTGAGCTGGCTGCCCCTGTATCACGATATGGGATTGATCGGCGCGTGGCTCGGAAGCTCCTACTACGCCGCGCCGTTCGTGGTCATGTCGCCGCTGACGTTCCTGGCGAGACCCGAGCGATGGTTGCGCGCGATCACCGACTACAAGGGGACGATTTCGGCCGGCCCCAACTTCGGGTTCGAGCTGTGCGTGCGCAAGATCGACGACACCGCGCTCGCCGGGCTGGATCTCAGTTCGTGGCGCCTGGCGGTGAACGGCGCCGAACCCATCAGTCCCGACACCATGACGCGGTTCATGGCTCGGTTTGCGGCCGCGGGATTCCGGCCCGAAACCATGGCGCCGGTGTACGGGTTGGCGGAATCGTCGGTGGGGTTGGCGTTTCCTCCTCTGGGGCGGGTGCCGCCGATCGACCGTATCAAGCGCGACGTCCTCACCGCGCAGGGCCGGGCCGAGCCCGCGGACCCCGACGATCCCACCGCGCTGCGCTTCGTGGCCTGCGGCCGGCCGCTGCCGGGTCACCAGATCCGCGTGGTGGACCAAACCGGGCGCGAAGTGGGTGATCGCGAAGTCGGCCGCATCCAGTTCACCGGGCCGTCCACCACCAGCGGGTATTACCGCAACCCGGAGGCCACCCGGGCGTTGTTCGACGGAGAATGGCTGGAGTCGGGCGACGACGGGTACCTTGCTGAAGGAGACATTTACATCACCGGCCGTGCGAAGGAGGTCATTATCCGGGCGGGTCGGAACTTGTACCCCTACGAGTTGGAGGAGGCGGTGGGCGCGGTGCCGGGCATCCGCAAGGGCTGCGTGGCAGTGTTCGGGACCGCTGATGCCGACACGAGTACCGAGCGGCTGGTGGTCGTGGCCGAGACCCGCGAGGCGGATCCGGTCGCGCGCGAGGAACTCCGTGACCGCATCCGCGCGTTGGCGATGGACCTGTTGCACACCGCGCCCGACGACATCGTGCTCGCGCCGCCGCACGCCGTGCTCAAGACGTCCAGCGGCAAGATCCGGCGGGCGGCCTGCCGCGAACTGTACGAACGCGGCAGCCTCGGGAAACCCGGCCGCGCCGTCTGGCTGCAAGTGGCTCGCGTGGCGCTGGGCGGGGTCCTGATCAGCTCGCGCGGCGGGCTGCGCACCGCAGGCCGCATGGCCTACGCGGCGTACGCGTGGGCGGTGTTCGGAGCCGGGATCACGCTGGCGTTGGTCGGAGCCACCGTGATGCCCTCGGAACGGGTCCGGTGGCGCATCACGCGCGGGGTCGCGCGCCTCGGGCTGCGACTGGCGGGCATCCCGCTCGTGATCCGCGGGACCGCGCCGCGCACGCCCGTGCTCTTTGCGACCAACCACGCGAGTTATCTCGACGCGGTGGTGCTGGCGGCGTCGTTGCCCTACGGCGGCAGCTTCGTGGCCAAGCGCGAGTTGGCGAGCGGATTGGTCGCCCGGTTTTTCCTCCGGAGACTGGGGACGGAATTCGTCGAGCGGTTCGACGCCAAACGCAGCGTGGAGGACACCGCGAAACTCGTCGACGCGGCGCGGCGCGGTCGTTCGCTGGTGGTGTTTCCCGAGGGCACGTTCGGCCGCGCCACCGGCGTGCGACCGTTTCGGATGGGCGCGTTCGTGGTGGCGGCCCAGGCCGGGACCCCGGTGGTGCCCGTGGCGTTGCGCGGGACGCGGTCGATCCTCCGCGACGGGTCGTGGTTCCCGCGGCGCGGCGCGGTCAGCGTGGTGATCGGCGAGCCGCTGGTCCCGCAGGGCAAAGACTGGGCCGCGGCCCTGGGGTTGCGGGAAGCCACCCGCAAGCACATCCTGCAATGGAGCGGGGAGCCCGATCTGCTCCTGGCCAGATCGGTCGGAGCCAACCCATGA